One window of Phycisphaeraceae bacterium genomic DNA carries:
- a CDS encoding DnaJ domain-containing protein, producing the protein MASRGKTASSPRRHERHLTEGLTCVTGDVLDLSTGGMRVRSNERPPAKPGAVASFTLRVGTKTLTLQGRIAWIKRASLLGGPFEYGIQFVGVTGAVGKVLDQIAMYGFVHDGKSEPHHTPSRDVGAAGPGSAHRSTGASDGSANTTGASEGAADSARPKVTVTADLPCFYQTLGVVFDATEAQVRAAFRQLAKKLHPDVCKEPDAAERFAFITRVYEVLSDEELRAKYDEAMAKRRVA; encoded by the coding sequence ATGGCAAGCCGTGGCAAGACCGCTTCATCCCCCCGCAGGCACGAACGCCACCTCACCGAGGGGCTGACGTGCGTCACGGGTGATGTGCTGGATCTCTCAACCGGCGGGATGCGGGTCAGATCGAACGAACGCCCCCCGGCGAAACCCGGCGCGGTCGCGTCGTTCACGCTCCGTGTCGGCACGAAGACCCTGACGTTGCAGGGACGCATCGCGTGGATTAAGAGAGCTTCGCTGCTCGGAGGACCATTCGAGTACGGCATCCAGTTCGTCGGCGTGACCGGCGCAGTCGGAAAGGTCCTCGATCAGATCGCGATGTACGGCTTCGTCCACGATGGAAAGAGCGAACCGCACCACACGCCGAGTCGAGACGTGGGTGCAGCAGGGCCTGGCTCGGCGCATCGCAGCACCGGTGCATCAGACGGTTCCGCAAACACCACGGGTGCATCGGAAGGCGCCGCGGACTCGGCACGCCCCAAGGTCACCGTGACGGCGGACCTCCCCTGTTTCTACCAGACGCTCGGCGTCGTGTTCGATGCGACGGAAGCGCAGGTACGAGCCGCGTTCCGTCAGTTGGCCAAGAAACTCCACCCCGATGTGTGCAAAGAGCCGGACGCCGCGGAGCGGTTCGCGTTCATCACCCGCGTCTACGAGGTGCTGAGCGACGAGGAACTCCGGGCCAAGTACGACGAGGCGATGGCGAAGCGTCGAGTGGCGTGA
- a CDS encoding helix-turn-helix transcriptional regulator, with protein MEPAQTRAATTIDGPAPAVAEMVESVVGCKWSLHVLAQIRAGNVRPGTLERSAPGLTHKVLSERLAKFLRFGIIERHEIATRPAHVEYRLTSFGEQFARIIDEVDRLQRSLSDQNDGREAAAS; from the coding sequence GTGGAGCCCGCTCAGACCCGGGCCGCGACCACGATCGACGGCCCGGCTCCTGCGGTCGCCGAGATGGTCGAATCCGTTGTCGGATGCAAGTGGTCGCTGCATGTGCTTGCCCAGATCCGCGCCGGCAATGTTCGGCCCGGCACGCTGGAACGCTCCGCACCCGGGTTGACTCACAAGGTCCTCTCAGAGCGTCTGGCGAAGTTCCTGAGATTCGGCATCATCGAGCGGCATGAGATCGCCACCCGTCCTGCGCATGTCGAGTACCGCCTCACGTCCTTCGGGGAGCAATTTGCCAGGATCATTGACGAGGTTGATCGCCTGCAACGCTCGCTGTCCGATCAGAATGATGGACGCGAAGCCGCCGCGTCATGA
- a CDS encoding NAD(P)H-hydrate dehydratase, whose product MNLPPLPMRDPGGHKGTFGTVSVIGGCATSDQIMAGAPALAALGAFRSGCGLVRLLVPQPVAQIALAVCPSATCALLATSDRGMIIPSDACGAFDAAASTSQCVVIGPGMGSDPAVATLTLRALQQQSAPVVVDADAINALATIPDLHLDLRASAVLTPHPGEFRRLASVLRITHDPTDASSRPSAAAEMAQKLGVIVVLKGRGTVVSNGLETWTCTHGHAALATAGSGDVLAGIIAGIIAQHVGTASTPRRAGAALTLLDAVRIAVFAHARAGERWAASHRASGGMLATDLAHEIPAILAELEARAP is encoded by the coding sequence ATGAATCTCCCACCACTTCCGATGCGCGACCCGGGGGGCCACAAGGGCACTTTCGGCACGGTGTCGGTGATCGGCGGCTGCGCGACTTCGGATCAGATCATGGCCGGGGCGCCCGCGCTGGCGGCGCTCGGGGCCTTTCGCAGCGGGTGCGGCCTGGTCAGGTTGCTGGTTCCTCAGCCGGTCGCGCAGATCGCGCTGGCGGTCTGCCCGTCGGCGACGTGTGCGTTGCTGGCGACATCGGACCGGGGGATGATCATCCCATCGGACGCGTGTGGCGCGTTCGATGCGGCGGCGTCGACCTCGCAGTGCGTTGTGATCGGGCCGGGGATGGGGAGCGATCCGGCGGTCGCGACACTGACGCTGCGGGCGTTGCAGCAGCAGTCGGCTCCGGTGGTGGTCGATGCGGACGCGATCAACGCGCTGGCGACCATCCCTGATCTTCACCTCGATCTGCGTGCGAGCGCGGTGCTGACGCCCCACCCCGGCGAGTTCAGGCGTCTTGCATCGGTGCTGCGGATCACCCACGATCCGACCGACGCGAGTTCACGCCCTTCGGCAGCGGCTGAGATGGCGCAGAAGCTCGGCGTGATTGTGGTGCTGAAGGGGCGCGGGACGGTTGTGTCGAACGGGCTTGAGACGTGGACCTGCACGCACGGGCATGCCGCGCTTGCGACAGCGGGGAGCGGCGATGTGCTTGCGGGCATCATCGCCGGGATTATCGCCCAGCATGTCGGGACGGCATCGACGCCGAGACGAGCGGGAGCGGCTCTCACGTTGCTGGACGCGGTGCGGATCGCGGTCTTTGCCCATGCGCGCGCGGGCGAGCGATGGGCGGCGTCTCACCGGGCGAGCGGGGGGATGCTCGCGACCGACCTTGCTCATGAGATTCCGGCGATCCTTGCGGAGCTCGAGGCGCGAGCCCCTTGA
- the mscL gene encoding large conductance mechanosensitive channel protein MscL, whose product MGIVKEFRDFALKGNVLDLAVAVIIGGAFGKIINSMIADVIMPVVSIPGKADFSNLYFPLNAKVSSAVEAAETAGAPLSLAAAREHGPVFAYGSFLTETLNFVILAFCVFIMIKIFNTARKRFEAEKPAAAPAGPTVDQQLLTEIRDLLAKRG is encoded by the coding sequence ATGGGAATCGTCAAAGAGTTTCGGGATTTCGCTCTCAAGGGGAACGTGCTGGATCTGGCGGTCGCCGTCATCATCGGCGGGGCCTTCGGCAAGATCATCAACTCGATGATCGCCGACGTGATCATGCCGGTTGTCAGCATCCCCGGCAAGGCCGACTTCTCCAACCTGTACTTCCCGCTGAACGCAAAGGTCAGCAGCGCAGTCGAAGCGGCAGAAACCGCTGGCGCCCCGCTCTCGCTCGCCGCGGCACGCGAGCACGGCCCCGTCTTCGCGTACGGCTCGTTCCTGACAGAGACACTGAACTTCGTCATCCTCGCATTCTGCGTCTTCATCATGATCAAGATCTTCAACACCGCGCGCAAACGCTTCGAGGCCGAGAAGCCGGCCGCCGCGCCCGCCGGTCCGACGGTTGACCAGCAACTCCTCACCGAGATCCGCGACCTGCTCGCCAAGCGCGGGTAA
- a CDS encoding NAD-dependent epimerase/dehydratase family protein translates to MTITRRHFVHTLLATGAATAIATPRALAWQRRAVKPKSILILGGTGFLGPATIEAALARGHKVTIFNRGRTERYRPLKHEAVEHLYGNRDPEKHAQEDDTTTPKGLSQLEGKKFDVVIDNSGYYPRIVKASAEWAAKNAGMYIFISSISAYASSATPEGDESAPVGTMEDPTIENMGPSFEYYGPLKALCEQASEAAMPGKAAIVRPGYIVGPGDPTDRFTYWPVRANMGGEMLAPGNPDDPIQIIDVRDLAEFLITLAENSTAGVFNAVGPASPARWGDVLNACAAAAASKPTLTWIDSEFLQSNGLPGGSLPIWIPPQGDYAGFHRWSNDRAEAAGLRFRPLETIVRDTLAWWPSEVDRRRRAGDLLTEEAKAAGREPPRLGDPTLLKAGIPPEREQAMLSAWHDSRK, encoded by the coding sequence GTGACGATCACCCGCCGCCACTTTGTCCACACCCTCCTTGCCACAGGTGCCGCCACGGCGATTGCCACGCCCCGGGCGCTCGCGTGGCAGCGGCGGGCGGTCAAGCCCAAGTCGATCCTGATCCTGGGCGGCACTGGGTTTCTCGGGCCGGCGACGATCGAGGCGGCTCTCGCCCGGGGGCACAAGGTCACGATCTTCAATCGCGGACGGACAGAGAGGTATCGCCCGCTCAAGCACGAGGCCGTCGAGCATCTCTACGGCAATCGCGACCCTGAGAAGCACGCGCAGGAGGACGACACTACCACGCCGAAGGGCCTCTCTCAGTTGGAGGGGAAGAAGTTTGATGTGGTGATCGACAACTCGGGGTACTACCCGCGGATCGTGAAGGCGTCGGCGGAATGGGCCGCGAAGAACGCGGGGATGTACATCTTCATCTCCAGCATCTCCGCGTATGCCAGCAGCGCGACGCCGGAGGGCGACGAGAGTGCGCCGGTCGGGACGATGGAAGATCCGACGATTGAGAACATGGGGCCTTCGTTCGAGTACTACGGACCGCTGAAGGCGCTCTGCGAGCAGGCCTCCGAGGCCGCCATGCCGGGCAAGGCCGCGATCGTTCGCCCGGGGTACATCGTCGGCCCCGGGGACCCGACGGATCGATTCACGTATTGGCCTGTGCGTGCGAATATGGGAGGCGAGATGCTCGCCCCGGGGAATCCCGACGATCCGATCCAGATCATCGATGTCCGTGACCTTGCGGAGTTCCTGATCACGCTGGCCGAGAACAGCACCGCCGGCGTCTTCAATGCGGTCGGTCCCGCGTCGCCGGCCCGGTGGGGCGACGTGCTCAACGCGTGTGCCGCGGCTGCTGCGAGCAAGCCGACGCTGACCTGGATCGACAGCGAGTTCCTGCAATCCAACGGGCTTCCGGGCGGGTCGCTCCCGATCTGGATCCCACCCCAGGGGGACTACGCGGGATTCCACCGCTGGTCGAACGACCGCGCCGAGGCGGCGGGGCTCCGATTCAGACCGCTTGAGACCATCGTTCGCGACACGCTCGCCTGGTGGCCTTCTGAGGTTGATCGACGCCGCAGGGCCGGGGATCTTCTGACCGAAGAGGCCAAGGCCGCGGGGAGGGAGCCGCCCCGGCTTGGCGATCCGACGCTGCTCAAGGCGGGTATCCCGCCGGAGCGTGAGCAGGCGATGCTCTCGGCGTGGCACGATTCGAGAAAGTGA
- a CDS encoding PilT/PilU family type 4a pilus ATPase, with product MDLHTILKMAYEADASDVHLVAGHPPVMRVHQVITPMKMPVITSEDAEQMLDQMAPPEARATFDKQKDADFSYEVAKLARYRVNAHKQRGAIGMAMRMIKTKVPPLAALSLPEVIARLTYLPRGLVLVTGDTGSGKSTTLAAMIQAMNERYRKHIITLEDPVEYTFQSDKCLIEQRELNHDMPTFASGLKHALRQDPDIVLVGEMRDLETTALAISAAETGHLVLSTLHTVNASQTVERIIDMYPGGQQNQIRSMLANTLQAVISQTLFSRIDKPGMIPAVETLLCTPAVRNLIREARTFEIPNVIETSRAIGMCSLDTSIAELYFNGFISREDAIAQSAYPDKLERQLVA from the coding sequence GTGGACCTGCACACGATTCTCAAAATGGCGTATGAGGCGGATGCGTCGGACGTTCACCTCGTGGCCGGGCATCCCCCGGTCATGCGCGTCCACCAGGTCATCACGCCCATGAAGATGCCCGTGATCACCTCCGAAGACGCGGAGCAGATGCTCGACCAGATGGCACCCCCCGAGGCACGCGCGACCTTCGACAAGCAGAAGGACGCCGACTTCTCGTACGAGGTCGCCAAGCTCGCACGCTACCGCGTCAACGCCCACAAACAGCGCGGCGCGATCGGCATGGCGATGCGAATGATCAAGACCAAGGTGCCGCCGCTCGCGGCCCTCTCGCTCCCGGAGGTCATCGCCCGCCTCACCTACCTCCCCCGCGGGCTCGTGCTGGTCACGGGCGACACGGGCTCGGGCAAGTCCACCACGCTCGCCGCCATGATCCAGGCGATGAACGAGCGCTATCGCAAGCACATCATCACGCTCGAGGACCCGGTCGAATACACCTTCCAGAGCGACAAGTGCCTGATCGAGCAGCGCGAACTCAACCACGACATGCCGACATTCGCCTCGGGCCTCAAGCACGCGCTGCGTCAGGACCCCGACATCGTGCTCGTCGGCGAAATGCGCGACCTTGAGACCACGGCCCTCGCCATCTCCGCCGCGGAGACCGGCCACCTCGTCCTCTCGACGCTGCACACGGTCAACGCCTCGCAGACGGTCGAGCGAATCATCGATATGTACCCGGGCGGGCAGCAGAACCAGATCCGCTCGATGCTCGCCAACACGCTCCAGGCGGTCATCAGCCAGACGCTCTTCAGCCGCATCGACAAGCCCGGCATGATCCCCGCTGTCGAGACCCTCCTCTGCACCCCGGCCGTCCGGAACCTGATCCGCGAGGCACGCACCTTCGAGATCCCGAACGTGATCGAGACCAGCCGCGCCATCGGCATGTGCTCACTCGACACCTCGATCGCAGAGCTCTACTTCAACGGGTTCATCAGCCGCGAGGACGCGATCGCACAGTCGGCCTACCCGGACAAGCTCGAGCGCCAGCTGGTTGCTTGA
- a CDS encoding prepilin-type N-terminal cleavage/methylation domain-containing protein: MKRAARGFSLVEMLVALTISATLLAATFSALNASFKSYKRTTESASTHVVTRIVMHRIMTMIRTGEAGSFGPFPDNPIELPTITSNSIEFVVNGRTIDETQIVRIERRDAPEDSPDGPFELWLQLTTVRDGIEIEQQERPLLVGIVDAVFTLEYDVGPSLRRATVDLTVRPNDLQDAAVGANLDTPSIRMVASASPRNE; the protein is encoded by the coding sequence ATGAAACGCGCCGCCAGGGGCTTCAGTCTTGTGGAGATGCTCGTTGCCCTGACGATCTCGGCGACGCTGCTCGCCGCGACCTTCTCCGCGCTCAACGCATCCTTCAAGAGCTACAAACGCACAACCGAATCGGCATCCACGCACGTCGTGACTCGTATCGTCATGCACAGGATCATGACGATGATCCGCACAGGCGAGGCCGGCAGCTTCGGCCCGTTCCCGGACAATCCCATCGAACTGCCGACCATCACCAGCAACAGCATCGAGTTCGTTGTCAACGGCCGCACGATCGACGAGACCCAGATCGTCCGCATCGAGCGTCGAGACGCGCCCGAGGACTCGCCCGACGGCCCCTTCGAGCTCTGGCTCCAACTCACGACCGTCAGAGACGGTATCGAGATCGAGCAGCAGGAAAGGCCGCTGCTCGTCGGCATCGTGGACGCCGTCTTCACACTCGAGTACGACGTCGGACCCTCGCTCAGACGCGCCACCGTCGATCTCACGGTTCGACCCAACGATCTGCAGGACGCCGCAGTCGGTGCGAACCTCGACACACCCTCGATCCGCATGGTCGCGAGTGCCAGCCCGCGCAACGAGTAG
- a CDS encoding transglutaminase domain-containing protein, protein MTMFRQFHRFALLAFSCLLLAASAFGLQPRSEPRDLWYTLWIDGVRAGHSRQSVTIAEDSITTSSHTSLAIKRGPVEMSITMEQRFVESHDGRPIWASSEQRIGAMPLRTLVEFKDDGLVVTRTQGETTSVESLALPSEKWLAPAAAERYVRQRLESGATEIVVRTLDPSAGIAPITITRTILGDDTEVVDGKTIKTRLARSSTSYMPGVEMIEEFDLEGTTVRTETPMAGMSIESRIADERSALAEVKGGAEVMVRTLIKPDRPIRNARKTTRASLALSLRSGELPRFPSAGAQRVEPVDASTARLLIDLSSPQPASEGDIANEAYLASTLACRSDDELIQQLAARAVKGVGDSRTERAEAMRRFVRSYLDRKSLDVGFASASETARSRSGDCTEHAVLLAAMLRADGIPSRGVTGLVYVDEFLGESGVFGYHMWTQALLDVGGVPTWIDLDAAIDDARASDATHIACAVSTYADSETVEAYQSIIPLMGSLRIKIESIE, encoded by the coding sequence GTGACCATGTTCCGCCAGTTCCATCGCTTTGCTCTTCTGGCGTTCTCTTGCCTGCTCCTCGCGGCGTCGGCTTTTGGTCTGCAGCCGCGTTCGGAGCCGAGGGACCTGTGGTACACGCTCTGGATCGACGGTGTGCGGGCCGGGCATAGCCGGCAATCGGTGACGATCGCGGAGGACAGCATCACGACGTCGAGCCACACGAGTCTTGCGATCAAGCGCGGGCCGGTGGAGATGTCCATCACGATGGAGCAGCGGTTTGTCGAGTCGCACGACGGGCGGCCGATCTGGGCGTCCTCGGAGCAGCGCATCGGTGCGATGCCGCTGAGGACGCTGGTTGAGTTCAAAGACGACGGGCTGGTCGTGACCCGCACGCAGGGCGAAACGACATCGGTCGAGTCGCTGGCACTCCCTTCTGAGAAGTGGCTGGCTCCTGCGGCGGCGGAGCGGTATGTCCGACAGCGGCTCGAATCGGGAGCGACGGAGATCGTGGTCCGCACGCTCGATCCTTCGGCGGGGATCGCACCGATCACGATCACTCGGACGATTCTGGGCGATGATACCGAGGTGGTGGACGGGAAGACGATCAAGACCCGGCTGGCGCGCTCGTCAACTTCATACATGCCCGGCGTCGAGATGATCGAGGAGTTTGATCTGGAGGGCACGACGGTCCGGACAGAGACGCCGATGGCGGGGATGAGCATCGAGTCGCGCATCGCGGACGAGCGATCGGCTCTTGCGGAGGTGAAGGGCGGCGCGGAGGTCATGGTCCGCACGCTGATCAAGCCGGACCGCCCGATCAGGAACGCGCGTAAGACGACCCGTGCGTCGCTGGCCTTGTCGCTGCGATCGGGCGAGCTGCCGCGGTTTCCGAGCGCGGGGGCGCAGCGCGTCGAGCCCGTTGATGCGAGCACGGCGCGGCTGTTGATCGACCTCTCGTCGCCACAACCAGCTTCGGAGGGCGATATCGCGAACGAGGCGTACCTCGCGAGCACCCTTGCGTGTCGGAGCGATGATGAGTTGATACAGCAGCTCGCGGCGAGAGCGGTCAAGGGCGTGGGCGACTCGAGGACCGAACGGGCTGAGGCGATGCGCCGTTTCGTTCGCTCGTATCTGGACCGGAAGTCGCTCGATGTCGGGTTTGCGTCGGCATCCGAGACGGCTCGATCACGTTCGGGAGATTGCACGGAGCATGCGGTGCTCCTCGCGGCGATGCTCCGTGCGGATGGGATCCCTTCGCGTGGCGTGACCGGGCTGGTGTATGTGGACGAGTTCCTGGGTGAATCGGGCGTCTTCGGATACCACATGTGGACGCAGGCCCTGCTGGACGTCGGAGGGGTTCCGACGTGGATCGATCTGGATGCGGCGATCGACGATGCCCGCGCTTCGGACGCGACGCACATTGCGTGCGCGGTCTCCACGTATGCGGATTCCGAGACGGTCGAGGCGTATCAGTCGATCATCCCGCTGATGGGCTCGCTGCGGATCAAGATCGAATCGATCGAGTGA
- a CDS encoding type II secretion system F family protein, with product MSQRRESLCHFVTPSLRHFHEAPMGNYRYQVRNASGQVQTGMLASDSAASAAALLRNQGCHILSLTALGAEETGTGLLAKFKQLNAGKPNQKHVLDFTTQLAVMIRAGINLRAALDGIADQTTHLGFKRVITQLKNDVEGGKQFSDAVARFPKLFGPLYVNMVKASEMAGSFSQMLDRIAGYIGQQIETRKMVVGASIYPGIIGGMAVTVTVFLLTFVLPKFYGIFEGKEEVLPWATVFLMNLSKGIVAYWPFILGALVGLVVLAFVFLRTEIGRFWLDRTKLTVPVVKAMFRSLYISRSLQTMGQLINAGVPMLDTLAITGDISGNMLYKGMWRRVHTSVKQGKKITAPLQKDNLLPKAVVQMLAAGEESGKLGEVLDEISVYYSKALKDQIKAVTSLIEPVMILVMGAVVGFIAMAIILPIFKMSQIVK from the coding sequence ATGAGCCAGCGACGAGAGTCTCTGTGTCACTTCGTCACTCCGTCACTCCGTCACTTCCACGAGGCACCCATGGGCAACTACCGCTACCAGGTCAGAAACGCATCGGGGCAGGTCCAGACCGGCATGCTCGCCTCCGACTCTGCGGCGAGCGCGGCGGCGTTGCTGCGGAACCAGGGCTGCCACATCCTCTCGCTCACTGCGCTCGGGGCCGAGGAGACCGGAACCGGCCTGCTCGCCAAGTTCAAGCAGCTCAACGCCGGAAAGCCCAACCAGAAGCACGTGCTCGACTTCACAACCCAGCTCGCCGTCATGATCCGAGCCGGCATCAACCTCCGCGCCGCGCTCGACGGCATCGCCGACCAGACGACCCATCTCGGCTTCAAGCGCGTGATCACGCAGCTGAAGAACGACGTCGAGGGAGGCAAGCAGTTCTCCGACGCCGTCGCGAGATTCCCCAAGCTCTTCGGCCCGCTCTACGTCAACATGGTCAAGGCATCGGAAATGGCCGGCTCGTTCAGCCAGATGCTCGACCGCATCGCCGGATACATCGGGCAGCAGATCGAGACCCGCAAGATGGTGGTGGGGGCCTCGATCTACCCCGGCATCATCGGCGGCATGGCCGTCACCGTCACGGTCTTCCTCCTGACCTTCGTCCTCCCCAAGTTCTACGGCATCTTCGAGGGCAAGGAAGAGGTCCTCCCCTGGGCGACCGTCTTCCTGATGAACCTCTCGAAGGGCATCGTGGCGTACTGGCCCTTCATCCTCGGCGCGCTCGTCGGGCTGGTGGTCCTCGCATTCGTCTTCCTCAGGACAGAGATCGGACGCTTCTGGCTCGATCGCACGAAGCTCACCGTGCCTGTCGTCAAGGCGATGTTCCGCTCGCTCTACATCAGCCGATCGCTCCAGACCATGGGCCAGCTGATCAACGCCGGCGTCCCCATGCTCGACACACTCGCCATCACCGGCGACATCTCCGGCAACATGCTCTACAAGGGCATGTGGCGCCGCGTGCACACCAGCGTGAAGCAGGGCAAGAAAATCACCGCGCCGCTCCAGAAGGACAACCTCCTTCCCAAGGCCGTCGTGCAAATGCTCGCCGCAGGCGAGGAGTCCGGTAAGCTCGGCGAGGTCCTCGACGAGATCTCGGTCTACTACTCCAAGGCGCTGAAAGACCAGATCAAGGCGGTCACTTCGCTTATCGAACCCGTCATGATCCTTGTGATGGGCGCAGTCGTCGGCTTCATCGCCATGGCCATCATCCTTCCGATCTTCAAGATGAGCCAGATCGTCAAGTGA
- a CDS encoding aldehyde dehydrogenase family protein, giving the protein MPARAAKPRKSRPARTSEKPARSGASRAATNGRIGTSSNGAHATAGKGSASAKGAASSTKPRASGWEYAPAPESVKVTINATHGHFIGGRFVEPSDGARFPTINPGNEKVLSQIAQGSARDVDAAVAAATDALPAWAALSGKERGKYLYRIARRIQERARELAVLETMDGGKTIKESRDIDIPLAAAHFFYHAGWADKLQYAFAGRTPRPVGVCGQIIPWNFPLLMAAWKLAPALACGNTVVLKPAETTSLTALRLAEIFEEIGLPRGVVNIVTGDGRTGAAIVDHPGIHKIAFTGSTEVGKRIAKAVAGTSKRLTLELGGKSPNIIFEDASIDQAIEGIIEGIYFNQGHVCCAGSRLFVQESILDTVRKKLAHRLKSLRVGDPLDKNTDIGAINSAQQLSIINRYVESGKREGATFHEVNGSPLPTKGYYCRPSFFTDVQPSHTIAREEIFGPVLAVMSFRTPEEALTRANNTPYGLAAGVWTDKGSKIFQIASKLRAGVVWCNTYNRFDPASPFGGYKESGFGREGGMQGLRAYVTLD; this is encoded by the coding sequence ATGCCCGCACGCGCTGCCAAACCCAGAAAGTCACGTCCCGCCCGCACCTCCGAGAAGCCCGCGCGGTCCGGGGCTTCCCGTGCCGCGACGAACGGGCGCATTGGTACATCTTCCAACGGAGCGCACGCCACGGCTGGGAAGGGATCCGCATCGGCCAAGGGTGCGGCTTCGAGCACCAAGCCGCGTGCTTCGGGCTGGGAGTACGCGCCCGCGCCGGAGTCGGTCAAGGTCACCATCAACGCCACGCATGGCCACTTCATCGGCGGCCGTTTCGTTGAACCCTCCGACGGCGCCCGCTTCCCCACCATCAACCCCGGCAACGAGAAGGTGCTGAGCCAGATCGCGCAGGGCTCGGCACGCGATGTTGATGCCGCTGTCGCCGCCGCGACCGATGCGCTCCCCGCGTGGGCCGCACTATCCGGCAAGGAACGGGGCAAGTACCTCTACCGGATCGCGCGGCGTATCCAGGAACGCGCCCGCGAGCTTGCGGTGCTCGAGACCATGGACGGCGGCAAGACGATCAAAGAATCTCGCGATATCGATATCCCGCTGGCCGCGGCCCACTTCTTCTATCACGCCGGTTGGGCGGACAAACTCCAGTACGCCTTTGCCGGGCGCACGCCGCGCCCCGTCGGCGTCTGTGGCCAGATCATCCCGTGGAACTTCCCGCTGCTGATGGCGGCGTGGAAGCTCGCCCCCGCGCTCGCGTGCGGCAACACCGTCGTTCTCAAACCCGCGGAAACGACCTCACTCACCGCACTCCGCCTCGCCGAGATCTTCGAGGAGATCGGCCTGCCGCGCGGTGTCGTCAACATCGTGACCGGCGATGGCCGCACCGGCGCAGCGATCGTCGATCACCCCGGCATCCACAAGATCGCCTTCACCGGTTCGACCGAGGTCGGCAAGCGCATCGCGAAGGCCGTCGCGGGCACGAGCAAGCGGCTGACCCTCGAACTCGGTGGCAAGAGCCCCAACATCATCTTCGAGGATGCCAGCATCGATCAGGCGATCGAAGGCATCATCGAGGGCATCTACTTCAACCAGGGCCACGTCTGCTGCGCGGGCTCGCGGCTGTTCGTGCAGGAGTCCATCCTCGATACCGTGCGGAAGAAGCTTGCGCACCGGCTGAAGTCGCTGCGCGTGGGCGACCCGCTGGATAAGAACACCGACATCGGCGCCATCAACAGCGCACAACAGCTCTCGATCATCAATCGCTACGTCGAATCCGGCAAGCGCGAGGGCGCGACCTTCCACGAGGTCAACGGCTCGCCCCTTCCCACGAAGGGCTACTACTGCCGCCCATCGTTCTTTACCGACGTGCAGCCGAGCCACACCATCGCCCGCGAAGAGATCTTCGGCCCGGTGCTCGCCGTCATGTCCTTCCGCACGCCCGAGGAAGCCCTGACCCGCGCCAACAACACGCCGTACGGACTGGCCGCGGGCGTGTGGACGGACAAGGGCTCCAAGATTTTCCAGATCGCAAGCAAGCTCCGCGCCGGCGTGGTCTGGTGCAACACCTACAACCGCTTCGACCCGGCAAGCCCCTTCGGCGGGTACAAGGAATCCGGCTTCGGTCGCGAGGGCGGGATGCAGGGGCTGCGGGCGTATGTCACGCTCGACTGA
- a CDS encoding DUF2959 domain-containing protein, with translation MRVLLLPMALAAFATLVGCSSTQIAVKESLGYAKREQLVDRVEDARDGQEAAKVQFESALAEFLSVTGADTGELEKKYASIKKQYDRCEDRAASVRSRIKDVDRVANALFKEWNAELGQYSSAEMRAASKRQLDDTKTKYDALLSTMKQAAAKMDPVLAAFKDQTLFLKHNLNARAIASLQQTSGQIQSDVQALVAEMEQAINEANAFIQEMQAGQG, from the coding sequence ATGCGTGTACTTCTGCTCCCGATGGCTCTTGCCGCGTTCGCGACTCTTGTCGGCTGCTCATCGACCCAGATCGCTGTAAAGGAGTCGCTCGGCTATGCCAAGCGTGAGCAACTGGTCGATCGCGTGGAGGATGCGCGAGACGGGCAGGAAGCGGCGAAAGTACAGTTCGAGTCTGCGCTCGCCGAGTTCCTCTCGGTGACGGGGGCTGACACCGGCGAGCTTGAGAAGAAGTACGCCTCGATCAAGAAGCAGTACGACAGGTGCGAGGATCGGGCGGCATCCGTGCGGTCGCGCATCAAGGACGTCGATCGCGTGGCGAACGCGCTGTTCAAGGAATGGAACGCGGAGCTCGGACAGTACTCGTCAGCCGAGATGCGTGCGGCTTCCAAGCGCCAGCTCGACGACACGAAGACCAAGTATGACGCGTTGCTCTCCACCATGAAGCAGGCGGCGGCGAAGATGGACCCGGTGCTCGCGGCGTTCAAGGACCAGACGCTCTTCCTGAAGCACAACCTGAACGCGCGGGCGATCGCGTCGCTCCAGCAGACGTCGGGCCAGATCCAGAGCGACGTGCAGGCGCTGGTCGCGGAGATGGAGCAGGCGATCAACGAGGCCAACGCGTTCATTCAGGAGATGCAGGCGGGGCAGGGGTGA